One part of the Sphingopyxis sp. PAMC25046 genome encodes these proteins:
- a CDS encoding response regulator, which translates to MPHILYIDDDDGIRRLVSRALTRKGFEVSLAANGPEGVAMTQEGCFDLIAVDHYMPGQDGLATLEALRALPDCPPIVYVTGSEESRIAVAALKSGADDYVVKSVGEDFFDLLANSFGAVLERAELRRERERAEEELRASNARLEALLKEVNHRVANNLQMVMSFIALQAKTLGDSAARETLQKTQARIATIAEVNRRLYTTDDVEYVAMDDYLSGLASDLGASWSNGSARRDIEVAADPVKLCTDKAVALGMITNEWVNNACKYAYGDAESGTIRIILRQQDDGLLELAVEDDGVGMPANGAVKGTGLGTRLIEALGRTHKAVLSYGANGSGGAGTRAVIRLPLRAGDLA; encoded by the coding sequence TTGCCCCACATTCTTTATATCGACGACGATGACGGCATAAGGCGCCTCGTTTCGCGTGCGCTCACCCGCAAGGGTTTCGAAGTCAGCCTGGCGGCGAACGGCCCCGAGGGCGTCGCGATGACGCAGGAAGGCTGTTTCGACCTTATCGCTGTCGACCACTATATGCCGGGGCAGGACGGACTCGCGACGCTGGAGGCGCTGCGCGCGCTGCCGGATTGCCCGCCGATCGTCTATGTCACCGGATCCGAGGAAAGCCGCATCGCGGTCGCGGCGTTAAAATCGGGCGCCGATGATTATGTGGTGAAGTCGGTGGGCGAAGATTTCTTCGACCTGCTTGCGAACAGCTTTGGGGCGGTGCTCGAGCGTGCCGAACTGCGGCGCGAGCGCGAGCGCGCCGAAGAGGAGCTTCGAGCCAGCAATGCGCGGCTCGAGGCCCTGCTGAAAGAGGTCAATCACCGGGTCGCGAACAATCTGCAGATGGTGATGTCCTTCATAGCGCTTCAGGCGAAGACCCTCGGGGACAGTGCCGCGCGCGAGACGTTGCAGAAGACGCAGGCGCGGATCGCGACGATCGCGGAGGTCAATCGCCGACTCTATACAACCGACGACGTCGAATATGTCGCGATGGACGATTATCTTTCGGGCCTCGCTTCCGATCTCGGCGCGAGCTGGTCGAATGGATCGGCACGCCGCGATATCGAGGTCGCCGCGGACCCGGTGAAGCTGTGCACGGACAAGGCGGTCGCGCTCGGCATGATTACCAATGAGTGGGTGAACAACGCCTGCAAATATGCCTATGGGGATGCCGAGAGCGGGACCATCCGCATCATTCTCCGGCAGCAGGATGATGGCCTCCTCGAGCTTGCGGTCGAGGATGACGGGGTCGGCATGCCCGCCAATGGCGCGGTCAAGGGAACGGGTCTCGGAACGCGCCTGATCGAGGCGCTTGGGCGCACGCACAAGGCGGTCCTTTCCTATGGTGCGAATGGTTCCGGCGGAGCGGGTACGCGTGCGGTGATACGGCTGCCGTTACGTGCCGGAGATCTCGCTTAG
- a CDS encoding response regulator, which produces MPDQQPVNIVMIEDDEGHARLIEKNIRRAGISNTIHHFMDGTSALAFLYDAEDGPVRNGPALILLDLNLPDMSGTDILAKIKADDSPLRRTPVVVLTTTDDKVEIQRCYDLGCNVYITKPVNYENFADAIRQLGLFLSVIQVPDPDPA; this is translated from the coding sequence ATGCCTGACCAGCAGCCCGTCAATATCGTGATGATCGAGGACGACGAGGGCCATGCGCGCCTCATCGAGAAAAATATTCGGCGCGCCGGCATCTCGAACACCATCCATCATTTCATGGACGGGACCTCGGCTCTCGCATTTCTTTACGATGCCGAGGACGGTCCGGTGCGCAACGGCCCGGCGCTGATCCTCCTCGACCTCAACCTCCCCGACATGAGCGGGACCGATATTCTCGCCAAGATCAAGGCCGACGACAGTCCGCTGCGTCGCACACCGGTGGTCGTGCTGACGACGACCGACGACAAGGTCGAAATCCAACGCTGCTATGACCTCGGCTGCAACGTCTATATCACCAAGCCGGTGAATTACGAGAATTTCGCCGATGCGATCCGCCAGCTCGGTCTCTTCCTGTCGGTGATCCAGGTCCCCGATCCCGATCCCGCCTGA
- a CDS encoding sensor histidine kinase, with product MSPKTSRACAIFALGADGGTGKDRARYGPQQLRGDQIQRPAPPKALPRLRLSCPLRESTKIGRAAANPSFICGLHPLNLGSCSNDPKSEKDAACDDVACAARALRPGAALAMTGTRSDTVGCREEGVMESARIGALGRDARANRLIFAMLALGFAALIAAAATAFWVQRQNEADAELVAHTLSVEASLGAFASAIERMETARRGQLLTGSAAFARLIDDTEATARTRLAELEGLVADNPEQRERVSRLRVLMDDYADYRQKALALSGAARSEMISGFMDDPAVLRIREMRRIVETMVAEEVGLLRSREAQQRDTRRLFGAVFVATGLLILSVAIATLWLVRRNLAELRASRAELRYLNEGLEQLVDARTGELKRANAEIQRFAYIVSHDLRSPLVNVMGFTAELETARQAIAGYVAKSDESGWTAPDTTTRLAIEEDLPEAIGFIRSSTQKMDRLINAILNLSRQGRRTLAPEPLDLGELVAGVVASLQHRIDETGTALRVGELPRIVNDRVAVEQILSNLIENALKYLQPGRPGSIEVAGGSEHGRAWVSVADNGRGIEPRDHERIFDLFRRSGAQDQPGEGIGLAHARALAYRLGGFIEVRSELGAGSTFRLILPVEWQSGEEDA from the coding sequence ATGAGTCCGAAGACCAGCCGGGCTTGCGCGATATTCGCGCTCGGCGCCGATGGCGGCACCGGCAAGGATCGAGCCCGCTATGGGCCACAACAGCTCCGGGGCGATCAGATTCAACGCCCCGCCCCCCCGAAGGCGCTGCCGCGGCTTAGACTCTCCTGTCCTCTCCGTGAGAGCACCAAGATTGGCCGTGCAGCGGCGAACCCCTCATTCATATGCGGTCTTCATCCTCTTAACTTAGGTTCTTGCTCAAACGACCCGAAGTCTGAAAAGGATGCCGCTTGCGACGATGTCGCTTGCGCGGCGCGGGCCTTGCGGCCCGGCGCCGCGCTTGCCATGACCGGCACGCGGTCCGATACGGTTGGCTGCCGGGAAGAGGGGGTTATGGAATCGGCCAGAATCGGGGCGCTTGGGCGCGACGCGCGCGCCAACAGGCTGATCTTCGCGATGCTCGCTCTCGGCTTTGCTGCGCTCATCGCGGCGGCCGCCACCGCCTTTTGGGTGCAGCGCCAGAATGAGGCGGACGCCGAGCTTGTTGCGCATACGCTTTCGGTCGAGGCAAGCCTCGGCGCCTTTGCAAGCGCGATCGAGCGCATGGAGACGGCGCGGCGCGGCCAGCTGCTGACCGGCAGCGCGGCATTTGCGCGCCTCATCGACGACACCGAAGCGACCGCGCGGACGAGGCTCGCCGAACTCGAGGGGCTTGTCGCCGACAATCCCGAGCAGCGCGAGCGCGTGTCGAGGCTCCGCGTGCTGATGGACGATTATGCGGACTACCGGCAGAAGGCGCTTGCGCTGTCGGGCGCCGCCCGCAGCGAAATGATCTCGGGTTTCATGGACGATCCAGCGGTGCTTCGGATCCGAGAAATGCGGCGAATCGTCGAAACGATGGTGGCCGAGGAAGTCGGTCTCCTTCGCTCCCGCGAGGCGCAGCAGCGCGATACGCGGCGCCTGTTCGGCGCGGTGTTTGTCGCAACGGGGCTCCTCATTCTTTCGGTGGCAATAGCGACCTTGTGGCTGGTTCGCCGCAATCTTGCCGAGCTTCGTGCCTCGCGAGCCGAGCTTCGATATCTCAACGAGGGGCTCGAGCAGCTTGTCGATGCGCGCACGGGTGAACTCAAGCGGGCCAACGCCGAGATTCAGCGCTTTGCATATATCGTCAGCCACGACCTCCGCTCGCCGCTTGTCAACGTCATGGGCTTTACCGCCGAACTCGAAACGGCGCGCCAGGCGATCGCTGGCTATGTCGCGAAGAGCGACGAGAGCGGCTGGACTGCACCCGATACCACGACGCGGCTGGCAATCGAGGAAGACCTGCCCGAAGCGATCGGCTTCATCCGCTCCTCCACGCAGAAGATGGACCGGCTGATCAACGCCATCCTCAACCTGTCGCGGCAGGGGCGCCGAACACTCGCACCCGAGCCGCTCGATCTTGGCGAACTCGTCGCGGGCGTCGTCGCCAGCCTGCAGCACCGCATCGACGAAACCGGAACCGCATTACGTGTCGGCGAGCTCCCCAGGATCGTCAACGATCGTGTCGCGGTCGAGCAAATCCTTTCGAACCTCATCGAAAATGCCCTCAAATATTTGCAGCCCGGTCGGCCCGGATCGATCGAAGTGGCGGGCGGCAGCGAGCATGGCCGTGCCTGGGTTTCGGTTGCCGACAATGGCCGCGGTATCGAGCCCCGCGATCATGAGCGCATCTTCGATCTGTTTCGGCGCTCGGGCGCACAGGATCAGCCGGGCGAGGGGATCGGGCTTGCGCACGCAAGGGCGCTCGCATATCGCCTCGGCGGCTTTATCGAAGTCCGATCGGAATTGGGTGCAGGATCCACCTTCCGGTTGATCCTGCCTGTCGAATGGCAAAGCGGAGAAGAAGATGCCTGA
- a CDS encoding MgtC/SapB family protein, with protein sequence MWPIAGSILAGAAIGAEREYRASPAGLRTHILVALSCCLLMLSAVHQMAWLNDAPLEVIRIDPVRMAHGILTGIGFLCGGVIFREGFNVRGLTTAASLWTTATLGMLFGIGFYELAIFGGGATLLVLAAVAVTERWAPQRRIAHIKLTLRRDAPVTLAAFEAMLTRHRLKAITMDQRLEGDARGFGAIVDGYSEERAQALGSEWTADEAVTAFAIRPQQA encoded by the coding sequence TTGTGGCCCATAGCGGGCTCGATCCTTGCCGGTGCCGCCATCGGCGCCGAGCGCGAATATCGCGCAAGCCCGGCTGGTCTTCGGACTCATATTCTTGTCGCACTTTCCTGCTGCCTACTCATGCTGTCTGCGGTGCACCAGATGGCCTGGCTAAACGATGCCCCGCTCGAGGTGATCCGCATCGATCCGGTGCGCATGGCGCACGGAATCTTGACGGGCATCGGCTTTCTGTGCGGCGGCGTCATCTTTCGCGAGGGGTTCAACGTGCGCGGCCTAACGACCGCCGCCTCGCTGTGGACGACCGCGACGCTCGGCATGCTCTTCGGCATCGGTTTCTATGAACTCGCGATTTTCGGCGGCGGCGCCACCCTTCTCGTCCTCGCCGCGGTCGCGGTGACGGAACGCTGGGCGCCGCAGCGGCGCATCGCGCATATCAAGCTGACGCTGCGCCGCGACGCGCCGGTAACGCTCGCGGCGTTTGAAGCCATGCTGACGCGGCACCGACTGAAGGCGATCACGATGGACCAGCGGCTGGAGGGCGATGCGCGCGGCTTCGGCGCTATCGTCGATGGCTATAGCGAAGAGCGGGCGCAGGCGCTCGGATCGGAATGGACCGCCGACGAGGCGGTCACCGCCTTCGCCATCCGGCCCCAGCAGGCGTGA
- a CDS encoding cation diffusion facilitator family transporter, producing the protein MSRSAVQHIKTNVVLYGALFANLGIAVAKFIAAAISGSSSMLSEGVHSLVDSGNQVLLLYGQAKSAKPPDGKHPFGYGRELYFWAFVVAILIFAIGAGVSLYEGVAHIRRPEPLRDPTINYVVLGIAFFLEGASWFIAVREFDRRRGGQSWWKAVRRSKDPAGFIVLFEDSAALAGLVIAAIGVYASHAVGDPRIDGAASIAIGLVLAAVAVLLAREAKGLLIGESADPELTAQIWEIVEARPEISWVNHVRTIHTAPEAIFVAVSADFVDSLTLGEGETLIEEIEASLRAAIPSLSSIYIRPEKRADALVHSPPQALGTR; encoded by the coding sequence ATGAGCCGGAGCGCGGTCCAGCATATCAAGACGAACGTCGTGCTTTACGGGGCATTGTTTGCGAATCTCGGCATAGCGGTCGCGAAATTCATCGCCGCTGCAATCAGCGGTTCGTCCTCGATGCTTTCCGAAGGCGTTCACTCGCTCGTCGACAGCGGCAACCAGGTTCTTCTGCTCTACGGACAGGCCAAATCGGCAAAGCCGCCCGATGGCAAACACCCCTTCGGATATGGCCGCGAACTTTATTTCTGGGCTTTTGTCGTCGCCATCCTGATATTCGCGATCGGTGCGGGCGTGTCGCTCTACGAGGGCGTCGCGCATATCCGGCGGCCCGAGCCGCTCCGCGATCCCACCATCAATTATGTCGTGCTTGGCATCGCCTTCTTCCTCGAAGGAGCGTCCTGGTTCATCGCGGTCCGCGAGTTCGATCGGCGCCGCGGCGGTCAGAGCTGGTGGAAGGCGGTTCGCCGCTCGAAGGATCCGGCTGGATTTATCGTGCTCTTCGAGGATAGCGCGGCGCTGGCCGGCCTCGTCATCGCCGCCATCGGCGTCTACGCCAGCCACGCCGTTGGCGATCCAAGGATCGATGGCGCGGCTTCGATCGCTATCGGACTGGTGCTCGCTGCGGTTGCGGTCCTGCTGGCGCGCGAGGCAAAGGGCCTCCTCATCGGCGAAAGCGCGGACCCCGAACTGACCGCGCAGATTTGGGAGATCGTCGAAGCGAGACCCGAGATCAGTTGGGTCAACCATGTCCGGACGATCCATACGGCCCCGGAGGCGATCTTCGTGGCGGTCAGCGCCGATTTCGTCGACAGCCTCACCCTGGGCGAAGGCGAAACCCTCATCGAGGAGATCGAGGCATCGCTTCGCGCGGCCATCCCGTCGCTGAGTTCGATCTACATCCGCCCCGAGAAGCGTGCCGATGCTCTCGTACATTCGCCGCCGCAGGCACTCGGGACTCGATAA